The DNA segment AAAATAGACCGACGATTTTTGATCTTCCTCAGTCGCTAAATCACTGTAGAGATAAAGTACACCCAAGCGGTAAGAGGCTTCTGCAAGCCCGCCTTCTGAAGCAGCTTTCAACAGCTCAACACTACGTTTTTCAAAATCATCGTCGCTTTCGTTCAAACTTTCCAAACTAAAGCTTGAGTAAAGAAAAAGGGCGTAGGGATCATTGGCCTTAATAAAGGGTTCAATCAATTGGTAAAGCTCTTCAACTTCACCCTTTTCGAGTAGTTGTTCAGCTTGTTCTTTAAGCGTGTTTTCCATGTTTTTCTCTTTACAGTTTTTGATGTCGTCAATTAGCAGACGTTAAATCAAATATTATCAAGATGCGGTACGCCGCGACTTAAGCGCAATCATCAATCCCGATGCAGCCACTATGATCATGCCAAGTATGCTGATCTGATCAGGCGTGTTGTTGAAAATAATCCAACCGAGTAACGCCGCCCACAGCAGTTGCAGATAAGTGACAGGCGCAAGCATTGAAGCAGGTGCGTAGCGAAAAGCTGAGGTGAAAAAATAATGCCCTAAGCCGCCCGACACACCCATTAATAAAAATAATCCAAATTCCAGATTGCTGGGCGTTTTATTTTCCCAAAACCATGGCAGGGCAAGGCCAAAAAAAATGGAGCCGACGAGTGCTGTGTAAAATAAAAGAGTGATGGCTTTTTCAGTGCTAGCGAGAACCCGCGATAGCAGCTGGTAAGTCGTGTTTGCGCAAACGGCGAGCAAGGAAAATAAAATTCCCGCGGTATCCAAACCACTTCCCGGTCGCACAATTAACAGCACACCTAAAAACCCTCCAACTGCGGCAACCCAACCCATGGGCCCAATTGTTTCACCAAGTAAAGGGCTCGCGAGTAACACCACTAACATGGGCGCAAGAAAATTAATGGCGGTTGTTTCTGCCAGCGGCATACGCTGCAATGCCAAGCCTACAAACAGCGAAGCAAAACTTAAGGAGACTGCGCGCACAATAGCAAGACCAGTGCGTTGGGTTTTAATAAGGTGACTGGAATGACGCGGTACCAGCACAACAAACATAAGCACACATTGGGTGATGTAGCGCATAGCGACTACGAAAGGTACGTTGTAGTGCGCTGCAAGATATTTAGTGCAGCTATCCATACAGGCAAACATAAGTAAACCCGATGCAGCCAGCAGGAATCCGGTAAATGGATTTTGGTGCGGCGCCGTTTGGGTGAGGCTCATTTCTTAATCCACTGACAGTAAGCTATTGGTTTTGCGCATGGGGAATATGGCAGGCGTGATGTGCTAAAACGTGAAGCTAACCAATATACCCTAGTTCAGCTAAATGATGCGGGGATTTTTAACGCAGAAGCTATAGATTCATATTGTCGCCACTTCACTTATGAAAATGGCGACAACAATTTAATCATTCTTAAAAACCTTCGCTACGAATGTTCCAGGTTTTTGGAAAGCCTGTGTAGTCGCCTGTCTGCGGATTTTTTTCCAACATTATGGCGACCGCGCTCAACAAAGATGCGTTGGCGGGAAGATAAACGGCGAGATCTGCGCCCACTTGTGGGCAATGGCCGTTGTTCAAGTAGTAATTATTTTTACTATCTTTCAATAACAATTGCACGGCTTGCTCCGGGCGATTTAAACGCGCGGCGGTCATGGCCAACATAGGATAATCCCAGCCCCAAATTTTTGTATCGAATGCCCAATGTTTTAACACGGCATCCAAAGTGTTATTCATTACTTTTTGGTCAACATGAGCATCGTTAAAAAATGCGGTGGGTGCAAGCATGCTGGGATGATCTTCACGACTCGCTGCATTATCAAAGGTATCCGGAATGGATTCCATGGCAACATATTTTCCATCTTTAATTGGTAGCGCCGATAATAACTCCAATTGCTTTTGCCATTGCGCATTTACAGGTAAACCCTGGCGTACACGCCACGCTTGTGCAATTTCAAGTCCGTAACGCCAATAAGCCAATTCATAAGTCGGGTTGCGGCTTTGGGTGGGCGTGTAAATTTCTTGCGCAATCCAGATAGGTGCGTTTAATTCGAAACGATTTTTAACTTTATCCCAAGTCAGCATCGACGACATGGCTTGCGCGGTTTCTTCTACTAGCGCGGCGTATTTTTGCATCACTTTATCGCGTGAATTTTTATTGCCAGATTTGGTAAACAATAATTCTGCCAGATGAATTGCGTGAGGTTGATTCCAAATAATTAAGGCGTTACCACCGGGGCTCTCGCGTCCCTCCGGCCCTACCATTTTTGGCCAGCGTGCGCCTTCAAGACCTCTTTTTTTTGCGATATCGCGTGCAACATCCAAGTGTTTCAGGTACCAATCAAAAATAGGTTGTGCAGATTCGCTGCGGTTCCAGAGAATCCAATGGGAATAACTAAGCCATGCCATTTCGGTGTGAAATTTTCCGTACCAGGAACTCGCCGTTAAGCCGGTTTCTTGCGTAGGAATGTTTGCGCGTGCCTGGGTTGCAAGCACATATTGCGATAGCAGAATACGACGTTGCAATTCTGTTGCCTGTGAATCTGTGTTTTGCGTTAAATCGACAAAAGCGCCGGACTTCCAATAGCCTTGCCAGAAATGTTTGGCAGATTGCGCTGTGTCAGCAAAAGCCAGTGATTTTATTTTGGCATTTACCGACTCCACATATTCCACGGTAAATTCAAACGACTCTTTATTACTAGCCGGTGTGAGTTCAATGTTGTGCGCAGAAAGTTGTCTTAGACTTGCCTGGCCTTTCCACTGGACGACTATAGAGAAAACTTCATCGTCTACTTTGCGTTCAAGTACGAGCTGTTGTTTGGATTCTTTGATTATGCGCGTGCTGTGTTCGTCGTCGCGAAGCCAATCCATGTTCGGGGTGTTTTTTACGGCGAAGTCATAACCGCGCGGAAAACGAAATTGCACAGTCAATCGCGCATTTTTATTCAGTGGCGATTTAAGTTGGAAAGCAACGGCATCACGATTTGCGTGAGCTGCGCTTGTAACTAAAACAGGTTGGTTAGTTAATTCATAACGGCTGGTTAATTTGCCATTCCATAAATCCAATTGCTGATTGATGTTGGATATTTTATTGGGATCTACTTTTTGCCCATCCAACAAAAGACTAATTTGTCCCAAAGGTAAATCGTGGGGATTTTGCCGTAACCATTGGGCAGCAGGTGTATTGGTTTGGGTGGGGAATTTAAT comes from the Cellvibrio zantedeschiae genome and includes:
- a CDS encoding DMT family transporter; the protein is MSLTQTAPHQNPFTGFLLAASGLLMFACMDSCTKYLAAHYNVPFVVAMRYITQCVLMFVVLVPRHSSHLIKTQRTGLAIVRAVSLSFASLFVGLALQRMPLAETTAINFLAPMLVVLLASPLLGETIGPMGWVAAVGGFLGVLLIVRPGSGLDTAGILFSLLAVCANTTYQLLSRVLASTEKAITLLFYTALVGSIFFGLALPWFWENKTPSNLEFGLFLLMGVSGGLGHYFFTSAFRYAPASMLAPVTYLQLLWAALLGWIIFNNTPDQISILGMIIVAASGLMIALKSRRTAS
- a CDS encoding sel1 repeat family protein encodes the protein MENTLKEQAEQLLEKGEVEELYQLIEPFIKANDPYALFLYSSFSLESLNESDDDFEKRSVELLKAASEGGLAEASYRLGVLYLYSDLATEEDQKSSVYFERAISQGHSHSKFTYGFSLYYEQAGQAKARGLQLLKEAAEEGIELAAEELKIIYNANHL